The following proteins are co-located in the Polymorphospora rubra genome:
- a CDS encoding type I polyketide synthase, with the protein MRTRRLRVSHAFHSPLMDPMLTEFQAVLGGLTFREPLLPVVSNVTGAVADADTLRDPDYWVRHVREAVRYADGVSALQAAGVDTFLEIGPQSVLTAMNADLLPDEVSSVAVQRRDRPEAHALLHALAELHVHGIPVTWTQWYTGAGARRVELPTYAFHRQRYWPDAPMPAGSVATADEPADRQFWDAVERADAGALAEAMRLDGTQARRLDEALPVLAAWRRRRRDRSTVNTWRYRVRWKPATVPTTAVLSGTWLVPVPAAYADAPLTAAVVRALTEAGATATLITVTDADRATLADLLRGTDPASVAGVCSLLGLDGTPHPTHPVVPAGLAGTFALVQALGDAGVTAPLWCVSSGAVSTGRADPVDRPDQALVWGLGRVVALEHPDRWGGLVDLPADPDQRARGRLVAALAGIEHEDQIAVRASGLFVRRLVRATEERPADGGWRPGGTVLVTGGLGTIGAQVARWLAREGAAHLVLTGRQGAATTGAAELEAELTGYGATVTVAACDVADRESLRTLVDGLSRRDVRIDAVFHVAGVAHAGAVADTDLAELAGVLRAKVAGAVNLDQVLGDDLTAFVLFSSGAGVWGGGHQAAYAAGNAFLDALAEDRRRRGLAGTALAWGAWDGSGMVATEGTGQMFRSGIRPMHPDLAVAVLAGALAGNESTLVVADITWDRFLQTFTLARPRPLIGDIPEVARALAATRSGDDTAPASPLRARLAGLAAPERRRTLLDLVREHAAAVLGHTSAEAIGVDRPFRELGFDSLSAVEMRNRLGEAVGLALPTTVVFDRPTPAALVDHLADQILGVAEPVAAAARPTAALDEPIAIVSMSCRYPGGVAGPEELWRLVADGRDAIAGFPTDRGWDLDAIYDPDPDRPGTSYAREGGFLADLAGFDAGLFGISPREALVTDPQQRLLLETGWELFERAGLAPADLGETSTGVFVGTNGQDYATLLLAARAETEGYQATSNTAAVMSGRLAYTFGLQGPAVTVDTACSSSLVAIHLACQSLRQGECDTAVAGGVTVMATPGAFVEFARQRGLAADGRCKSYAAAADGTSWGEGAGLVLLKRLSDAQRDGDPILAVVRGSAVNQDGASNGLTAPNGPAQQRVIHQALANARLAPSEVDVVDGHGTGTRLGDPIEAQALLATYGQDRPADRPLLLGSVKSNIGHTQAAAGVAGVIKMVMALRHDELPPTLHVDQPSPHVDWTAGAIALLTAAQPWPATDRPRRAAVSAFGVSGTNAHLILEQAPAVEPAAPVGEGTPAPASLPVLPWPVSAAAGAGLRAQAARLADWLPGTAAGDLEIAYGLANGRSALRHRAVLVAPDRATFQAGLRALAAGESHPSLVQGVAEPGGRLAVLFSGQGAQHAGMGRDLYAAFPAFAAALDAACQHLDTHLPRPLTEVMFAAPGTPEAALLDETVFTQAALFAFETALFRLLESWGIRPELVAGHSVGEITAAHVAGVFSLPDACTLVGNRGRLMQALPAGGGMLAVAAAEADVLAALTGYADRVAVAAVNGPAAVVLSGESAALDELAARFGEDGVRTKRLRVSHAFHSPLMVPMLADFAAVAATLEYAPPTLTVLSNLTGAPADPDELRTADYWVRHVREAVRFADTVDRLPAHGVTAVLEVGPDTVLTALAADLLRAEDRMLVTGTQRSGRDEVATLLGALAALHCHGVPVGWTALLPATAPVPLPTYAFQHDRFWPTLTGGAVPTAEAAATGDDGFWQAVVEQDGDAFAERVGLDPDRSLRDLLPDLADWRRRQREGALADGWRYQITWPVRQPATAPAPGDWLLVTPPGATDVADQLAGLLAGPGGTVRTLVVDPAATTRDELAGRLAEPGGATRIVSLLALDERPRPDHPAVPAGLTANLALIQAVTGVLPAAGLWLLTRQAVSTGTGDPVVNPAQATTWGLGMVAALEHPAHWGGLLDLPAVLDAATGGHAVRVLLNSDQEDQAAVRATGVHLRRLARASRAGAPDGPGWQPHGTVLITGGTGAIGRYAAAWFARHGAERLVLVSRSGPAAPGADELVAELADLGASARVVGCDLADPDAVAGLAEELRRDGGVQAVLHAAGVGRLNPIAAVGPDELADVVSGKIAGARHLAEFLDPDQLELVVHFSSISAAWGVGDHGAYAAGNAFLDAFAQSRPAGRARVLSVNWGPWSGGGMASDELAAAMRRRGVTLLDREPAMAALRAAVAAPGPQVTVADVDWVRFAPLFASARSRPLISEIPEVAALAVAPEQTLADGDEVLTQLRKRLANLSEDEQTRLLVDLVRAAAAEVIGHDSPYALESARPFRDLGFDSLTAVELRGRLARLTGLNPASSVVFDFPTPLALAEHLRGELVSEASVEALPTVEELDQLESALVLRDQDDLGRVRVTLRLQRLLERLGGAEHGGGTEVVDRLRVASNQELFDLVDRDLGLS; encoded by the coding sequence GTGCGGACGCGTCGGTTGCGGGTGAGTCACGCATTCCACAGTCCGTTGATGGACCCGATGCTGACCGAGTTCCAGGCTGTGCTGGGCGGGTTGACGTTCCGGGAGCCGCTGCTGCCGGTGGTGTCGAACGTGACCGGTGCGGTCGCCGACGCCGACACGCTGCGCGACCCCGACTACTGGGTCCGGCACGTGCGAGAAGCGGTCCGCTACGCCGACGGGGTCAGCGCCCTGCAAGCGGCTGGCGTCGACACGTTCCTGGAGATTGGCCCGCAGAGCGTACTGACCGCGATGAACGCGGACCTGCTCCCCGACGAAGTTTCGTCGGTGGCGGTACAGCGCCGCGACCGGCCCGAGGCACACGCACTGCTGCACGCTCTTGCCGAACTGCACGTCCACGGCATCCCGGTCACCTGGACCCAGTGGTACACCGGCGCCGGTGCCCGCCGGGTCGAGCTGCCCACGTACGCCTTCCACCGCCAGCGGTACTGGCCGGACGCGCCGATGCCGGCCGGCTCCGTGGCGACCGCCGACGAACCGGCGGACCGGCAGTTCTGGGATGCCGTCGAACGCGCCGACGCCGGCGCGCTCGCCGAGGCGATGCGGCTGGACGGCACGCAGGCCCGCCGCCTGGACGAGGCGCTGCCCGTGCTCGCCGCCTGGCGGCGGCGCCGCCGCGACCGGTCCACTGTGAACACCTGGCGCTACCGGGTGCGCTGGAAGCCCGCCACCGTCCCGACGACCGCCGTACTGTCCGGGACGTGGCTGGTGCCGGTGCCGGCCGCGTACGCCGACGCGCCGCTGACCGCCGCCGTCGTCCGGGCGCTCACCGAGGCCGGTGCGACGGCCACCCTGATCACGGTCACCGATGCCGACCGGGCCACCCTGGCCGACCTGCTGCGCGGCACCGACCCGGCGTCCGTCGCCGGGGTGTGCTCCCTGCTCGGCCTGGACGGCACCCCGCACCCGACCCACCCCGTGGTGCCGGCCGGGCTCGCCGGTACGTTCGCCCTGGTGCAGGCGCTCGGCGACGCCGGCGTGACGGCCCCGCTCTGGTGCGTCAGCAGCGGTGCCGTCAGCACCGGTCGCGCCGACCCGGTGGACCGGCCGGATCAGGCGCTGGTCTGGGGCCTCGGCCGGGTCGTCGCGCTGGAGCACCCGGACCGCTGGGGCGGCCTGGTCGACCTTCCCGCCGACCCCGACCAGCGAGCCCGCGGCCGGCTGGTCGCCGCCCTCGCCGGGATCGAACACGAGGACCAGATCGCCGTACGCGCCTCCGGCCTGTTCGTCCGCCGGCTGGTCCGCGCCACCGAGGAGCGCCCGGCCGACGGTGGTTGGCGGCCCGGCGGCACCGTCCTGGTCACCGGCGGCCTGGGCACGATCGGTGCCCAGGTGGCCCGTTGGCTGGCCCGCGAGGGCGCCGCCCACCTGGTGCTGACCGGCCGGCAGGGCGCCGCCACGACCGGCGCCGCCGAGCTGGAGGCGGAGCTGACCGGTTACGGCGCGACCGTCACCGTGGCCGCCTGCGACGTGGCCGACCGGGAATCGTTGCGTACGTTGGTCGACGGGCTGTCCCGGCGCGACGTCCGGATCGACGCGGTGTTCCACGTCGCCGGGGTGGCGCACGCCGGCGCGGTGGCCGACACCGACCTCGCCGAGCTGGCCGGCGTCCTGCGCGCCAAGGTCGCCGGCGCGGTCAACCTCGACCAGGTTCTCGGCGACGACCTCACCGCCTTCGTGCTGTTCTCCTCCGGCGCCGGGGTCTGGGGCGGTGGCCACCAGGCGGCGTACGCCGCCGGCAACGCCTTCCTCGACGCGCTCGCCGAGGACCGGCGGCGGCGCGGCCTTGCCGGCACCGCGCTCGCCTGGGGCGCCTGGGACGGCAGCGGCATGGTGGCGACCGAGGGCACCGGGCAGATGTTCCGCTCCGGAATCCGTCCCATGCACCCCGACCTGGCGGTCGCCGTGCTCGCCGGGGCGCTGGCCGGGAACGAGTCGACGCTCGTCGTCGCCGACATCACCTGGGACCGCTTCCTGCAGACCTTCACGCTGGCCCGGCCCCGGCCGCTGATCGGCGACATTCCCGAGGTGGCCCGCGCCCTGGCCGCCACCCGCTCCGGCGACGACACGGCACCGGCGTCCCCGCTGCGCGCCCGGCTCGCCGGCCTCGCCGCCCCGGAACGCCGCCGCACCCTGCTGGACCTGGTCCGGGAGCACGCCGCCGCGGTGCTCGGCCACACCTCGGCGGAGGCGATCGGCGTCGACCGGCCGTTCCGGGAACTCGGGTTCGACTCGCTGAGCGCCGTGGAGATGCGCAACCGGCTCGGCGAGGCGGTCGGGCTGGCGCTGCCGACCACGGTGGTCTTCGACCGGCCCACCCCGGCCGCTCTCGTCGACCACCTGGCCGACCAGATCCTCGGCGTCGCCGAGCCGGTGGCCGCCGCCGCCCGACCCACCGCCGCGTTGGACGAACCCATCGCCATCGTCTCGATGAGCTGCCGCTATCCCGGCGGGGTGGCTGGCCCCGAGGAGCTGTGGCGGCTGGTGGCCGACGGGCGGGACGCGATCGCCGGCTTTCCCACCGACCGGGGCTGGGACCTCGACGCGATCTACGATCCGGACCCGGACCGCCCCGGCACCTCGTACGCCCGCGAGGGCGGGTTCCTCGCCGACCTGGCCGGGTTCGACGCCGGCCTGTTCGGCATCTCACCACGGGAGGCGCTGGTCACCGATCCGCAGCAGCGGCTGCTGCTGGAGACCGGTTGGGAGCTGTTCGAGCGGGCCGGGCTCGCTCCCGCGGACCTGGGCGAGACCAGCACCGGTGTCTTCGTGGGCACCAACGGCCAGGACTACGCCACCCTGCTGCTGGCGGCGCGGGCCGAGACCGAGGGCTACCAGGCCACCAGCAACACCGCGGCGGTGATGTCCGGCCGGCTCGCGTACACGTTCGGGCTGCAGGGGCCGGCCGTCACCGTGGACACCGCCTGCTCGTCCTCGCTGGTCGCCATCCACCTGGCCTGCCAGTCGCTGCGGCAGGGTGAGTGCGACACGGCCGTCGCCGGCGGCGTGACGGTGATGGCCACGCCCGGCGCCTTCGTCGAGTTCGCCCGGCAGCGCGGGCTCGCCGCCGACGGCCGGTGCAAGTCGTACGCCGCCGCCGCCGACGGCACCAGTTGGGGCGAGGGCGCCGGGCTGGTGCTGCTCAAGCGGCTGTCCGACGCCCAGCGCGACGGCGACCCGATCCTCGCCGTGGTGCGGGGCAGCGCGGTCAACCAGGACGGCGCCAGCAACGGCCTGACCGCCCCCAACGGCCCCGCCCAGCAGCGGGTCATCCACCAGGCGCTGGCCAACGCCCGGCTGGCCCCGTCCGAGGTGGACGTCGTCGACGGGCACGGCACCGGCACCCGGCTCGGTGACCCGATCGAGGCGCAGGCGCTGCTCGCCACGTACGGGCAGGACCGGCCGGCGGACCGGCCGCTGCTGCTCGGCTCGGTGAAGTCGAACATCGGCCACACCCAGGCCGCCGCCGGTGTGGCCGGTGTGATCAAGATGGTGATGGCGCTGCGGCACGACGAACTGCCGCCGACGCTGCACGTGGACCAGCCCTCGCCGCACGTCGACTGGACGGCCGGGGCGATCGCGCTGCTGACCGCGGCACAGCCGTGGCCGGCGACCGACCGGCCGCGCCGGGCCGCCGTGTCGGCCTTCGGGGTCAGCGGCACCAACGCCCACCTCATCCTCGAACAGGCGCCGGCCGTCGAGCCGGCGGCGCCGGTGGGCGAGGGCACCCCAGCGCCGGCGTCCCTGCCGGTGCTGCCGTGGCCGGTGTCGGCGGCTGCTGGGGCCGGGCTGCGTGCCCAGGCCGCGCGGCTGGCCGACTGGCTGCCGGGCACCGCGGCCGGCGACCTAGAGATCGCGTACGGGCTGGCCAACGGCCGGTCGGCGTTGCGGCACCGGGCCGTGCTGGTCGCCCCCGACCGGGCCACCTTCCAGGCCGGGCTGCGTGCGCTCGCCGCCGGCGAGAGCCACCCGAGCCTCGTCCAGGGGGTGGCCGAGCCGGGCGGACGGCTCGCCGTGCTCTTCTCCGGGCAGGGCGCCCAGCACGCCGGGATGGGCCGGGACCTGTACGCCGCCTTCCCCGCCTTCGCGGCGGCCCTGGACGCGGCCTGCCAGCACCTGGACACCCACCTGCCCCGACCGCTGACGGAGGTGATGTTCGCGGCACCGGGCACGCCGGAGGCGGCGCTGCTGGACGAGACGGTCTTCACCCAGGCCGCGCTCTTCGCCTTCGAGACGGCGCTGTTCCGGCTGCTGGAAAGCTGGGGGATCCGCCCCGAACTGGTCGCCGGACACTCGGTCGGGGAGATCACCGCCGCGCACGTCGCGGGCGTGTTCAGCCTGCCGGACGCCTGCACGCTGGTCGGCAACCGGGGACGGCTGATGCAGGCCCTGCCGGCCGGCGGCGGCATGCTCGCGGTCGCCGCCGCTGAGGCCGACGTGCTCGCGGCCCTCACCGGGTACGCCGACCGGGTGGCCGTCGCCGCCGTCAACGGCCCGGCCGCCGTGGTGCTCTCCGGAGAGTCGGCCGCGCTGGACGAACTGGCCGCCCGCTTCGGTGAAGACGGCGTACGCACCAAGCGGCTGCGGGTCAGCCACGCCTTCCACAGCCCGCTGATGGTGCCGATGCTGGCCGACTTCGCCGCCGTGGCGGCCACCCTCGAGTACGCCCCACCGACCCTGACGGTGCTGTCCAACCTGACCGGCGCGCCCGCCGACCCCGACGAACTGCGGACCGCCGACTACTGGGTGCGGCACGTCCGGGAGGCCGTCCGGTTCGCCGACACCGTCGACCGGCTGCCCGCCCACGGGGTCACCGCCGTACTGGAGGTCGGCCCGGACACGGTGCTGACCGCGCTCGCCGCCGACCTGCTGCGCGCCGAGGACCGGATGCTGGTGACCGGCACCCAGCGGTCCGGCCGGGACGAGGTCGCCACCCTGCTCGGGGCGCTGGCGGCACTGCACTGCCACGGTGTGCCGGTGGGCTGGACCGCACTGCTGCCGGCCACCGCCCCGGTGCCGCTGCCCACGTACGCCTTCCAGCACGACCGGTTCTGGCCGACCCTCACCGGCGGTGCGGTCCCGACCGCCGAGGCGGCCGCCACCGGGGATGACGGCTTCTGGCAGGCCGTCGTCGAGCAGGACGGCGACGCCTTCGCCGAGCGGGTCGGGCTCGACCCCGACCGGTCGCTGCGCGACCTGTTGCCCGACCTCGCGGACTGGCGTCGGCGGCAGCGGGAGGGGGCGCTCGCCGACGGCTGGCGCTACCAGATCACCTGGCCGGTGCGGCAGCCCGCCACGGCGCCGGCGCCCGGCGACTGGCTGCTGGTCACCCCGCCCGGCGCGACCGATGTCGCCGATCAGCTCGCCGGCCTGCTGGCCGGGCCCGGGGGCACCGTACGCACCCTGGTGGTCGACCCGGCCGCCACCACCCGTGACGAGTTGGCCGGCCGGCTCGCCGAGCCCGGTGGCGCGACCCGGATCGTGTCCCTGCTGGCGCTGGACGAGCGGCCCCGGCCCGACCATCCCGCCGTACCGGCCGGGCTCACCGCCAACCTGGCGCTGATCCAGGCGGTGACCGGCGTCCTGCCGGCCGCCGGACTGTGGCTGCTCACCCGCCAGGCGGTCAGCACCGGCACCGGTGACCCGGTGGTGAACCCCGCCCAGGCGACCACGTGGGGCCTCGGCATGGTCGCCGCCCTGGAACACCCGGCCCACTGGGGTGGCCTGCTCGACCTGCCCGCCGTCCTGGACGCGGCGACCGGCGGACACGCCGTACGCGTCCTGCTGAACAGCGACCAGGAGGATCAGGCGGCGGTCCGGGCGACCGGTGTGCACCTGCGCCGGCTGGCCCGGGCGAGCCGGGCGGGCGCGCCGGACGGACCCGGCTGGCAGCCGCACGGCACCGTCCTGATCACCGGCGGCACCGGCGCCATCGGCCGGTACGCCGCCGCCTGGTTCGCCCGGCACGGCGCCGAACGGCTGGTCCTGGTCAGCCGGAGCGGTCCGGCCGCGCCCGGCGCCGACGAGTTGGTGGCGGAGCTGGCCGACCTCGGCGCGAGCGCCCGGGTCGTCGGCTGCGACCTCGCCGACCCCGACGCCGTCGCCGGGCTGGCCGAGGAGCTTCGCCGTGACGGCGGCGTGCAGGCGGTGCTGCACGCCGCCGGCGTCGGACGGCTGAACCCGATCGCCGCGGTCGGCCCCGACGAACTCGCCGACGTGGTCTCCGGCAAGATCGCCGGCGCCCGGCACCTGGCCGAGTTCCTCGACCCGGACCAGCTCGAACTGGTCGTCCACTTCTCCTCCATCTCGGCGGCCTGGGGCGTCGGCGACCACGGCGCGTACGCGGCCGGCAACGCCTTCCTCGACGCGTTCGCCCAGTCCCGGCCGGCCGGTCGGGCCCGGGTCCTGTCGGTCAACTGGGGACCCTGGTCCGGGGGCGGCATGGCCAGCGACGAACTCGCCGCGGCGATGCGGCGGCGTGGCGTCACCCTGCTCGACCGGGAGCCGGCGATGGCCGCCCTGCGCGCCGCCGTCGCCGCGCCCGGCCCGCAGGTCACCGTCGCCGACGTGGACTGGGTCCGGTTCGCGCCGCTCTTCGCCTCCGCCCGGTCCCGGCCGCTGATCAGCGAGATCCCCGAGGTGGCGGCGCTGGCGGTCGCGCCGGAGCAGACCCTCGCCGACGGCGACGAGGTCCTGACCCAGCTGCGGAAGCGGCTCGCCAACCTGTCCGAGGACGAGCAGACCCGGCTGCTGGTCGACCTGGTCCGCGCCGCCGCCGCCGAGGTCATCGGGCACGACAGCCCGTACGCGCTGGAGAGCGCCCGGCCGTTCCGGGATCTGGGCTTCGACTCGCTGACCGCGGTGGAGTTGCGCGGCCGGTTGGCGCGGCTGACCGGCCTCAACCCGGCCAGTTCGGTGGTCTTCGACTTCCCGACCCCGCTGGCGCTGGCTGAGCACCTGCGGGGCGAACTGGTCAGCGAGGCGTCCGTCGAGGCACTGCCCACGGTGGAGGAACTCGACCAGCTGGAGAGCGCCCTGGTGCTGCGCGACCAGGACGACCTCGGCCGGGTACGGGTCACCCTGCGCCTGCAGCGTCTGCTGGAACGCCTCGGTGGGGCGGAGCACGGCGGTGGCACCGAGGTGGTGGACCGGCTGCGGGTGGCCAGCAACCAGGAGCTTTTCGATCTTGTGGACCGGGACCTCGGGCTCTCCTGA